Proteins encoded within one genomic window of Paenarthrobacter sp. JL.01a:
- a CDS encoding TetR/AcrR family transcriptional regulator codes for MSLPQLRRGRRSQEDHSREAILAAARGLFAEQGFDGTSLRQVAREAGVDPAMVHHFFKGKDELFAASVELPADPAAVLSDVENADPQVRAEVIVRAILELWEGPAQHAMVAFARGTIGSKAKTALMKEVVSRAVLPRIMGGLPGSAEEVRLRGNLVATQVVGLMLARYVIRLQPLASAPPEEVVRLVAPNIQHYLTGNLASPSK; via the coding sequence ATGAGCCTCCCGCAGCTGCGACGCGGCCGACGCAGTCAGGAAGATCACTCCAGGGAAGCCATACTGGCTGCCGCCCGGGGGCTTTTCGCGGAGCAGGGGTTCGATGGAACAAGCCTGCGCCAGGTAGCCCGCGAAGCCGGCGTGGATCCGGCCATGGTGCACCATTTCTTCAAGGGCAAAGACGAGCTGTTCGCAGCAAGCGTCGAATTGCCGGCGGACCCCGCGGCGGTCCTGTCCGACGTCGAAAACGCAGACCCCCAGGTGAGGGCGGAAGTCATTGTCCGCGCCATCCTTGAGCTCTGGGAAGGCCCGGCACAGCACGCCATGGTGGCCTTCGCCCGCGGAACCATCGGCTCCAAGGCCAAGACGGCGCTGATGAAGGAAGTGGTCAGCAGGGCGGTCCTGCCACGGATCATGGGGGGCTTGCCGGGCTCCGCCGAGGAAGTGCGGCTGCGCGGAAACCTGGTGGCTACCCAAGTGGTGGGCCTCATGCTGGCGCGATACGTGATCCGGCTACAGCCCCTGGCGTCCGCCCCACCCGAGGAGGTGGTCCGCTTGGTGGCCCCGAACATCCAGCACTACCTCACCGGCAACCTGGCCTCCCCAAGTAAGTAG
- a CDS encoding ABC transporter permease, whose protein sequence is MTIATTARVLGQLRHDHRSVALILVVPALLLTAVYFLYENESLPPGAPRTFDRVGLMMLAIFPFVVMFLVTSITMLRERTSGTLERLLTTPIHKADLLFGYALAFSIMAALQSLVATAVAYWIFHLDIKGSPSLVVLIAVINAVLGVALGLLCSAFARTEFQAVQFMPVVVVPQILLCGLFVAREHMNEVLDGISGVLPLTFSVDALKEIAGNSEATSAMWQDASVMAAIVVGVLVLASLTLRRQTR, encoded by the coding sequence ATGACCATCGCAACCACCGCCCGCGTCCTGGGCCAATTGCGGCACGATCACCGGAGCGTGGCGCTGATCCTCGTGGTGCCGGCCCTCCTGCTGACGGCCGTGTACTTCCTCTACGAAAACGAAAGCCTGCCACCAGGGGCGCCCAGGACGTTTGATCGGGTGGGCCTGATGATGCTGGCCATCTTCCCCTTCGTGGTGATGTTCCTGGTCACCTCCATCACCATGCTCCGCGAACGCACCTCCGGGACCCTGGAGCGGTTGCTGACCACACCCATCCACAAAGCGGACCTGCTGTTCGGCTATGCCTTGGCCTTCTCCATCATGGCCGCCCTGCAGTCCCTGGTGGCCACGGCGGTGGCGTACTGGATTTTCCATCTCGACATCAAAGGAAGCCCTTCCCTGGTGGTACTGATCGCCGTGATCAATGCGGTCCTGGGGGTTGCCCTGGGCTTGCTGTGCTCGGCGTTCGCCCGGACGGAGTTCCAGGCCGTGCAGTTCATGCCGGTGGTGGTGGTCCCCCAGATCCTGCTGTGCGGACTGTTCGTGGCACGGGAGCACATGAATGAGGTCCTGGACGGCATCTCGGGCGTCCTGCCGCTGACTTTCTCGGTGGACGCCCTGAAGGAGATCGCAGGCAATTCCGAGGCGACGTCGGCGATGTGGCAGGACGCCTCGGTGATGGCTGCGATCGTGGTGGGCGTGTTGGTGCTGGCGTCGCTGACCCTGCGGCGACAAACGCGATGA
- a CDS encoding ABC transporter ATP-binding protein encodes MSHIARHAAPPPAAAISASGLHVSLGRTRVLRGLDFSVESGRIAGLLGPSGSGKTTLMRAIVGVQRITRGTVTVLGLPAGSTPLRHDVGYVTQGASVYGDLSVEANVRYFGAMHGATAADVTEAIAAVGLQDFARQKAADLSGGQFSRVSLACALVARPKLLVLDEPTVGLDPVLRAELWERFAAMAEQGTTLLVSSHVMEEASHCSTLLLLRDGLLLAQLTPAELAERGHSDDLERAFLTMIKAAGRGQQESQVASS; translated from the coding sequence ATGTCGCACATTGCCCGTCACGCCGCTCCCCCACCCGCTGCCGCCATCAGCGCGTCAGGGCTGCACGTTTCACTGGGACGTACCCGCGTCCTGCGCGGCCTCGACTTCTCAGTGGAATCCGGCCGGATAGCGGGACTGCTGGGGCCATCGGGAAGCGGAAAGACCACTCTGATGCGCGCCATCGTCGGAGTCCAGCGGATTACCCGGGGCACCGTCACCGTCCTCGGCTTGCCCGCCGGAAGCACGCCGTTGAGGCACGACGTCGGCTACGTCACCCAAGGCGCCAGCGTCTACGGGGACCTCAGCGTCGAAGCGAATGTCCGCTACTTTGGCGCCATGCACGGCGCGACGGCGGCCGACGTCACCGAGGCGATTGCCGCCGTCGGGCTCCAGGACTTCGCACGGCAGAAAGCCGCTGACCTGTCCGGTGGCCAGTTCAGCCGTGTGTCCCTGGCATGCGCGCTGGTGGCCCGCCCGAAACTGCTGGTTCTGGACGAGCCAACTGTCGGTTTGGATCCCGTGCTGCGGGCCGAACTCTGGGAGCGCTTCGCCGCCATGGCTGAGCAGGGAACCACCCTTTTGGTCTCCAGCCACGTCATGGAGGAAGCCTCCCACTGCTCCACCTTGCTGCTGTTGAGGGACGGCCTACTGCTGGCCCAACTCACACCGGCCGAGCTCGCCGAACGCGGACACAGCGACGACCTCGAACGGGCGTTCCTGACCATGATCAAGGCCGCTGGCCGCGGCCAGCAGGAAAGCCAGGTGGCATCGTCATGA
- a CDS encoding proline--tRNA ligase gives MVLRLSQLFLRTLREDPVDAEVASHKLLVRAGYIRRAAPGIYTWLPLGLSVLRKVEEIIRQEMAAIGAQEVHFPALLPREPYEATNRWTEYGEGLFRLQDRKGADYLLAPTHEEMFTLLVKDLYSSYKDLPLSLYQIQNKYRDEARPRAGLLRGREFIMKDSYSFDVDDAGLDASYAAHRAAYLKIFERLGLEVIPVAATAGAMGGSKSEEFLFPTEIGEDTFVRSAGGYYANVEAVTTVVPDDIDFSNAPAAEVLDTPNTPTIETLVAAANQLAPRTGSDDGPWTAADTLKNVVLAVTLPTGERQIVVIGVPGDRAVDLKRVEANIGSHLPIAGEIGLEAANEEDLKKLPWLVKGYIGPGLSLDQPVLGLEGSSKVLFLVDPRVVSGTSWITGANSEGKHVFGLVAGRDFGWDGVIESTEVRAGDPAPDGSGPLETARGIEMGHIFQLGRKYAEALELKVLDQNGKQVVVTMGSYGVGVTRAVAALAEANHDERGIVWPRSVAPADVHVVAVGRGEEIFEAAERLSSELEAAGLDVIFDDRPKVSPGVKFGDAELVGVPTILAVGRGLADGVVEIKDRRSGEAENVAVDKAVDYVVNAVRSR, from the coding sequence GTGGTCCTTCGCCTTTCCCAGTTATTCCTGCGCACCCTGCGTGAAGATCCCGTCGACGCTGAGGTCGCCAGCCACAAGCTCCTGGTCCGCGCCGGCTACATCCGCCGTGCCGCGCCCGGCATCTACACCTGGTTGCCGCTGGGCCTAAGCGTCCTGCGCAAGGTCGAAGAAATCATCCGCCAGGAAATGGCCGCCATCGGGGCCCAGGAAGTCCACTTCCCGGCACTGCTTCCGCGCGAACCCTACGAGGCGACCAACCGCTGGACCGAGTACGGCGAAGGCCTGTTCCGCCTCCAGGACCGCAAGGGTGCCGACTATCTGCTGGCCCCCACGCACGAGGAAATGTTCACCCTCCTGGTCAAGGACCTGTACTCGTCATACAAAGACCTGCCGCTGAGCCTCTACCAGATCCAGAACAAGTACCGCGACGAAGCCCGTCCCCGCGCGGGCCTCCTCCGCGGCCGCGAGTTCATCATGAAGGACTCCTACTCGTTCGACGTCGACGACGCCGGCTTGGACGCAAGCTACGCCGCCCACCGGGCCGCCTACCTGAAGATTTTCGAACGGCTGGGCCTTGAAGTGATTCCCGTTGCTGCCACAGCCGGTGCCATGGGCGGCTCCAAGAGCGAGGAATTCCTGTTCCCCACCGAGATCGGCGAGGACACGTTTGTTCGCTCCGCAGGCGGCTACTACGCCAACGTCGAAGCTGTCACCACCGTTGTCCCGGACGACATCGACTTCAGCAACGCCCCTGCCGCCGAGGTCCTGGACACACCGAACACGCCCACCATCGAGACCCTGGTCGCCGCAGCGAACCAGCTTGCTCCGCGCACCGGTTCCGACGACGGCCCCTGGACTGCCGCTGACACGCTCAAGAATGTTGTCCTCGCCGTCACGCTGCCAACCGGTGAGCGCCAGATCGTGGTGATCGGCGTTCCGGGTGACCGCGCCGTTGATCTGAAGCGCGTGGAAGCAAACATCGGATCCCACCTGCCTATCGCAGGGGAGATCGGGCTTGAGGCCGCAAATGAGGAAGACCTCAAGAAGCTGCCGTGGCTCGTGAAGGGCTACATCGGCCCCGGGCTGTCCCTTGACCAGCCTGTCCTTGGACTTGAAGGCTCCTCCAAAGTGCTGTTCCTGGTCGACCCCCGCGTTGTGTCCGGCACCAGCTGGATCACCGGTGCCAACTCCGAGGGCAAGCACGTCTTCGGCCTGGTGGCAGGCCGCGACTTTGGGTGGGACGGCGTCATCGAGAGCACTGAGGTGCGTGCCGGCGATCCCGCCCCCGACGGTTCCGGGCCCCTGGAGACCGCACGCGGTATCGAAATGGGACACATTTTCCAGCTCGGCCGCAAGTACGCCGAAGCCCTGGAGCTCAAGGTCCTGGACCAGAACGGCAAGCAGGTTGTCGTGACCATGGGCTCCTACGGAGTAGGCGTGACCCGTGCCGTTGCTGCCCTGGCTGAAGCGAACCACGACGAACGCGGCATCGTGTGGCCCCGTTCGGTTGCTCCGGCCGATGTCCACGTCGTGGCTGTCGGACGCGGCGAGGAGATCTTCGAGGCCGCCGAGAGGCTCTCCAGCGAGCTCGAGGCTGCCGGGCTGGACGTCATCTTCGATGACCGGCCCAAGGTATCTCCCGGCGTCAAGTTCGGCGACGCCGAGCTCGTGGGTGTGCCAACCATCCTGGCTGTTGGACGCGGACTGGCAGATGGCGTTGTCGAAATCAAGGACCGTCGCAGCGGCGAGGCAGAGAATGTCGCCGTCGACAAGGCCGTGGATTACGTGGTCAACGCCGTTCGTTCCCGGTGA
- a CDS encoding sulfite exporter TauE/SafE family protein, which produces MISGFDSIQLTTIILIVVAGFAAGWIDAVVGGGGLIQLPALLLVPGITPVQALATNKMGSIFGTTTSAVTYYRRVGPDLKTAIPMAVIALAGSFGGAILAASLPASVFKPIIVLALIAVAIFTALRPGAGELTALRHDGHKHYVVACLIGGVIGFYDGLIGPGTGSFLVIALVSAMGYAFLEASAKAKIVNMATNAGALIFFLPHGSLLWGVGLVLGLANMAGGYLGARTAVARGSKFVRLVFLIVVAALIVKLGVDVWNENFA; this is translated from the coding sequence GTGATTTCGGGCTTCGACTCCATCCAGCTCACCACGATCATCCTGATTGTGGTGGCTGGATTCGCAGCCGGCTGGATTGACGCAGTAGTTGGAGGCGGGGGACTGATCCAGCTCCCCGCCCTGCTGCTGGTGCCCGGCATCACGCCTGTCCAAGCGTTGGCGACCAACAAAATGGGTTCCATCTTCGGGACCACCACCAGTGCCGTGACGTACTACCGCCGTGTAGGGCCGGACCTGAAGACCGCGATTCCCATGGCGGTGATTGCGCTGGCCGGGAGCTTCGGCGGCGCAATCCTCGCCGCATCACTGCCCGCGAGTGTTTTCAAGCCGATCATCGTCCTGGCCCTGATCGCCGTCGCCATCTTTACCGCGTTGCGTCCCGGCGCAGGCGAGCTGACGGCCTTGCGCCATGACGGCCACAAACACTATGTTGTGGCCTGCCTCATTGGTGGTGTCATCGGTTTCTACGACGGTCTTATCGGCCCGGGAACTGGTTCATTCCTGGTGATTGCCCTGGTTTCGGCCATGGGCTACGCGTTCCTGGAAGCCAGCGCCAAAGCCAAGATCGTCAACATGGCAACCAACGCCGGAGCACTGATCTTCTTCCTGCCGCATGGCTCATTGCTGTGGGGAGTGGGCCTGGTCCTCGGACTGGCCAACATGGCTGGGGGCTATCTGGGAGCCAGGACAGCCGTCGCCAGGGGAAGCAAGTTCGTGCGCCTCGTTTTTCTCATCGTCGTGGCGGCGCTGATCGTCAAACTGGGTGTGGATGTCTGGAACGAAAACTTCGCCTGA
- a CDS encoding aminoglycoside phosphotransferase family protein: MIPIPGDLHARYNRDSAGRDWLASLPGLISEALERWQLTVDLAPGGEPWNGHGALVVPVLQDGGAAALKIAFPHDEARVERHALELWDGRGAVRLLASDAASCSMLLERLDASRWLQDVSMDQAVDSWGGIVRELSIQPGEGLQWQAFDHIAGTAERWSDELPAEWERLERPFPRWLLEAALEVCQTRGAVGRRSGKDVLVHTDLHFMNILATREDQHGRRSYLAIDPQPQIGEAEFSVAPLLWNRIHDLSRTDPETALRERCTDFSLAAGLDPEVARQWSIAREVANALWYATKPGHNGDLARSLWVASTMAGRTLDHLPRAHELPDPGELRS; this comes from the coding sequence ATGATTCCCATTCCGGGCGACCTCCACGCCCGTTACAACCGCGACTCCGCGGGCCGGGACTGGCTGGCCAGCCTGCCGGGACTCATCTCCGAAGCACTGGAACGCTGGCAGCTCACTGTGGACCTGGCCCCTGGCGGGGAACCATGGAACGGCCACGGTGCTTTGGTGGTGCCGGTCTTGCAGGACGGCGGCGCTGCAGCCTTGAAGATTGCATTCCCCCACGACGAGGCGAGGGTGGAGCGGCACGCACTGGAACTGTGGGACGGCCGGGGCGCTGTCCGCCTGCTGGCTTCCGATGCTGCCAGCTGCTCCATGCTCCTGGAACGATTGGATGCCTCACGCTGGCTGCAGGACGTTTCGATGGACCAGGCAGTGGACTCGTGGGGCGGCATTGTCCGGGAGCTGTCAATACAGCCCGGCGAAGGACTCCAGTGGCAGGCCTTTGACCACATAGCAGGGACCGCGGAGCGCTGGAGCGATGAACTGCCCGCTGAATGGGAGCGTCTTGAGCGCCCCTTCCCCAGATGGTTGTTGGAGGCGGCCCTTGAGGTGTGCCAAACGCGCGGAGCCGTAGGCCGCCGTTCAGGCAAAGACGTGCTGGTGCACACCGATCTGCACTTCATGAACATCCTTGCCACGCGTGAAGACCAACATGGGCGCAGGAGCTATCTCGCCATCGATCCACAGCCGCAGATCGGCGAGGCCGAATTCTCCGTGGCACCGCTTCTCTGGAACCGCATTCATGACCTCTCCCGCACAGATCCGGAGACCGCGTTGCGTGAGCGCTGCACGGACTTCAGCCTTGCCGCAGGCCTTGACCCGGAGGTTGCACGGCAGTGGAGCATTGCCCGCGAGGTTGCCAACGCATTGTGGTACGCCACTAAACCCGGACACAACGGAGATCTGGCGCGCTCCTTGTGGGTTGCCAGCACCATGGCAGGCCGGACGCTGGACCATTTGCCGCGAGCCCACGAACTTCCTGACCCAGGTGAGCTCAGAAGCTGA
- a CDS encoding VIT family protein produces the protein MASTETATTHENEPHRDDLAHRLNWLRAGVLGANDGIVSVAAIVVGVAGATTNTGSILAAGTAGLVGGAISMALGEYVSVSSQSDTQKALIEKERRELAEQPEDELNELAAIYESKGLSPRTARTVAEELTEHDALAAHLSAELNIHVNDIVSPWNAAFASAVAFTLGAVLPMLAILLPPPEMRVPLTFVAVLLALAITGAIGAWIGGASRFRAAVRVVLGGALALAATFSIGTLLGASGVF, from the coding sequence ATGGCCTCCACAGAAACTGCCACCACCCACGAGAACGAGCCACACCGCGACGACCTGGCGCACCGGCTGAACTGGCTACGGGCCGGGGTGCTGGGGGCGAACGACGGGATCGTATCGGTCGCCGCAATCGTGGTGGGCGTGGCCGGTGCCACCACCAACACGGGAAGCATCCTGGCAGCGGGAACAGCCGGTTTGGTGGGCGGAGCGATCTCCATGGCGTTGGGAGAATACGTGTCCGTCAGCAGCCAGAGCGACACGCAAAAGGCCCTGATCGAAAAGGAACGCCGGGAACTCGCTGAGCAACCCGAGGACGAACTCAATGAGCTTGCCGCGATCTACGAATCCAAGGGCCTTAGCCCCAGGACGGCGAGGACCGTAGCCGAGGAACTGACAGAGCACGATGCCTTGGCTGCCCATCTGTCCGCCGAACTGAACATCCACGTAAACGACATCGTGAGCCCATGGAACGCTGCCTTCGCCTCCGCAGTGGCGTTCACGTTGGGAGCAGTGCTGCCGATGCTGGCCATCCTGCTTCCTCCGCCGGAGATGCGGGTGCCCCTGACGTTCGTCGCCGTGCTTCTGGCACTGGCCATAACAGGGGCCATCGGGGCTTGGATCGGCGGGGCTTCACGCTTCCGGGCAGCTGTCCGTGTGGTGCTTGGCGGAGCCCTGGCATTGGCGGCGACGTTCTCCATCGGAACGCTCTTGGGCGCCAGCGGCGTTTTCTAG
- a CDS encoding ferritin-like domain-containing protein: protein MNGQTSEKRRTPDWGRVLLVAVVALLVAGTGMVLVPRDSGTPAPVSFSESARTEASSDAVRLLESAGALSSAEAPEAKTPALARVVTLLTTQARALMAPGDTAISSAPASTITPGPAAATRASLLEQLSASGTKRLADAREADGGIARLLAAVGTAQLIHSESLAAAWQLPLPVDSSSAAKAEASTTVPAATPTAAACPSVSPTPKPLSATTDSALAAVVRSQQEAVYAYQVAQKRLDAGAATQAAKDSQVHALLLRQAEALTRANCGDVPPASAGYQLPELFAKDPAAALGALEASSLPGFADLVALSTGETRAWALDGLLAATRRSVAWGAALPALPGITFDAGQLPALPTPGTASAPPKSTSAG, encoded by the coding sequence GTGAACGGGCAAACAAGCGAAAAACGACGCACACCGGACTGGGGCCGGGTTTTGCTGGTTGCCGTGGTGGCCCTGCTGGTTGCGGGCACCGGAATGGTGCTGGTTCCGCGCGATTCCGGGACTCCTGCGCCCGTTTCCTTCTCCGAATCCGCCCGCACCGAGGCCTCCTCCGATGCGGTGCGGTTGCTGGAATCGGCTGGAGCTCTGTCCAGCGCCGAAGCTCCGGAAGCCAAAACCCCTGCCCTTGCCCGTGTTGTGACTTTGCTGACAACGCAGGCACGGGCCCTCATGGCTCCCGGAGATACCGCCATCAGCTCCGCCCCTGCGTCCACCATCACGCCCGGCCCCGCAGCGGCGACGCGTGCTTCCCTGCTGGAGCAACTCTCCGCGAGCGGAACGAAGCGCCTGGCGGACGCGCGGGAGGCCGACGGCGGAATCGCCCGCCTGCTCGCCGCCGTCGGCACTGCCCAACTGATCCACTCCGAATCGCTGGCCGCGGCCTGGCAGTTGCCCTTGCCTGTGGATTCTTCATCCGCTGCAAAGGCCGAGGCGTCAACGACTGTACCGGCGGCCACGCCGACAGCGGCCGCCTGCCCGTCCGTAAGCCCGACTCCAAAACCGTTGTCGGCCACCACAGATTCTGCCCTCGCCGCAGTGGTCCGCTCGCAGCAGGAAGCCGTCTATGCCTACCAGGTAGCCCAGAAAAGGCTGGACGCCGGCGCCGCCACCCAGGCCGCCAAGGACTCGCAAGTTCATGCCCTCCTGCTCAGGCAGGCCGAGGCCTTGACGCGCGCCAACTGCGGCGACGTTCCCCCGGCATCGGCCGGATACCAGCTGCCGGAGCTGTTCGCCAAGGACCCCGCCGCCGCCTTGGGTGCGCTCGAAGCGTCTTCTTTGCCGGGCTTCGCGGACCTTGTCGCCTTGTCCACCGGAGAAACCCGCGCCTGGGCGTTGGATGGCCTGCTTGCCGCGACCCGCAGGAGCGTCGCCTGGGGCGCCGCCCTCCCGGCCTTGCCCGGGATAACGTTCGACGCCGGGCAGTTGCCTGCACTGCCCACCCCAGGTACTGCTTCTGCACCGCCAAAGTCAACGAGCGCGGGATAG
- the rimP gene encoding ribosome maturation factor RimP, translated as MSDSEATTSTDRSESNSTATIHNPEESRLKALLEPAVLASRLYLEDVSIHVAGSHRTVHVVVDLPQEETGGVSLDAIADVSRGLSDILDNDPHDDGRPYDLEVSSPGVGRPLTEPRHWHRARGRMVRVNVIQGENVLGRITSVGETDVTLIPEHEVKKGMKPKQGDPITIPFDRIRQGKVEIEFSHLHEAALEDEHNGPSEEA; from the coding sequence GTGAGTGACTCGGAAGCCACGACTTCAACAGACCGTTCTGAATCGAACTCAACGGCCACCATCCACAACCCGGAAGAGAGCAGGCTTAAAGCGCTGCTCGAACCGGCGGTCCTTGCCAGCAGGCTCTACCTCGAGGATGTTTCCATCCACGTTGCCGGATCACACCGCACCGTCCACGTCGTCGTGGACCTTCCGCAGGAGGAAACCGGCGGCGTCAGTCTTGATGCCATCGCCGATGTCTCCCGCGGACTGTCGGATATCCTTGACAACGATCCCCACGACGACGGCCGTCCCTACGACCTTGAGGTTTCCTCCCCGGGCGTTGGACGTCCCCTGACCGAACCCCGCCACTGGCACCGTGCCCGCGGCCGCATGGTCAGGGTCAACGTCATCCAGGGCGAGAACGTGCTGGGCCGCATCACGTCCGTCGGTGAGACCGATGTGACGCTGATCCCCGAGCACGAAGTCAAGAAGGGCATGAAGCCCAAGCAAGGTGACCCCATCACTATTCCTTTCGACAGGATCCGCCAAGGAAAAGTCGAGATTGAATTCAGCCACCTCCATGAGGCTGCGCTGGAAGACGAGCACAACGGACCTTCCGAGGAGGCCTAA
- the nusA gene encoding transcription termination factor NusA: MDIDMSALRLLEREREIPLDLLIPTIEQALLVAYHKTPGAFEKARAELDRKSGHVTIWATEIDDDGEAIGEFEDTPAGFGRIAASTARQIILQRLRDVEDDNVLGEFKGREGELVAGMIQQGNNPHMIQVNLGAIEALLPPPEQVPGEKYLHGSRLRAFVVDVHRGAKGPSITLSRSHPGLVRKLFEMEVPEIADRSVEIVALAREAGHRTKIAVKANIPGVNAKGACIGEMGSRVRAVMTELNDEKIDIVDFSEDPATFIANSLSPSRVNSVTITDEATRSARVVVPDYQLSLAIGKEGQNARLAAKLTGWRIDIVSDAAPAKSE, from the coding sequence ATGGATATTGACATGAGCGCACTGAGACTCCTGGAGCGTGAGCGTGAAATCCCGCTGGATCTCCTGATTCCCACCATCGAACAAGCGCTGCTGGTGGCATACCACAAGACGCCGGGCGCCTTCGAAAAGGCCCGTGCGGAACTGGACCGCAAGAGCGGACACGTGACCATCTGGGCCACGGAAATCGACGACGACGGCGAGGCCATCGGCGAGTTCGAAGACACCCCGGCCGGCTTCGGCCGCATCGCGGCCAGCACCGCACGCCAGATCATCCTCCAACGCCTGCGCGACGTTGAGGACGACAACGTGCTGGGCGAGTTCAAGGGCCGTGAAGGCGAACTCGTGGCAGGAATGATCCAGCAGGGCAACAACCCGCACATGATCCAGGTCAACCTGGGGGCCATCGAAGCGCTGCTTCCCCCGCCCGAGCAGGTTCCCGGCGAGAAGTACCTGCACGGAAGCCGCCTGCGGGCCTTCGTTGTGGACGTCCACCGCGGCGCCAAGGGTCCATCCATCACCCTGTCCCGCTCGCACCCCGGCCTGGTCCGGAAGCTCTTCGAAATGGAAGTTCCGGAGATCGCGGACCGCTCCGTGGAGATTGTGGCGCTGGCCCGCGAGGCCGGTCACCGTACCAAGATCGCGGTGAAGGCCAACATCCCGGGCGTCAATGCCAAGGGTGCCTGCATCGGTGAAATGGGTTCGCGCGTCCGCGCTGTCATGACTGAACTGAACGACGAAAAGATCGACATCGTCGACTTCAGCGAGGACCCCGCGACCTTCATCGCGAACTCGTTGTCGCCGTCGAGGGTGAATTCGGTCACAATCACGGATGAGGCTACCCGTTCTGCACGCGTCGTGGTCCCTGACTACCAGCTTTCGCTTGCGATCGGCAAAGAGGGCCAGAACGCCCGGCTTGCGGCCAAGCTGACGGGATGGCGCATCGATATCGTTTCGGACGCCGCGCCAGCCAAGTCTGAATAG
- a CDS encoding YlxR family protein, whose protein sequence is MAELLERVQGPVRTCIGCRKQGSRSELVRLVAQGGGSSAVLVDVRRRMTGRGAWLHPSEKCLALAIKRRAFGRALAGATETGAVERYLMPGSPLVDAAAPTGKPSKPESGSEN, encoded by the coding sequence GTGGCTGAACTGCTTGAACGCGTCCAAGGGCCTGTTCGCACGTGCATTGGATGCCGGAAGCAAGGCTCCCGGTCCGAGCTTGTCCGGCTGGTCGCCCAAGGCGGCGGTTCATCCGCCGTCCTCGTCGATGTTCGACGCCGGATGACCGGCAGGGGTGCGTGGCTGCACCCCAGCGAGAAGTGCTTGGCATTGGCGATCAAGCGTCGCGCGTTCGGAAGGGCCCTTGCGGGCGCTACCGAAACGGGCGCCGTCGAACGCTACCTGATGCCGGGTTCGCCACTTGTGGATGCCGCGGCACCCACAGGAAAACCGTCCAAACCTGAAAGCGGGTCAGAAAACTGA